The proteins below are encoded in one region of Mycobacterium pseudokansasii:
- a CDS encoding Re/Si-specific NAD(P)(+) transhydrogenase subunit alpha, with protein MTDAQTHTIRVGVVAESRPDERRVALVPKAVASLVNSGVAVVVESGAGQRALLPDEHYTDAGATIGDAWAADVVVKVAPPTAEEVGRLHSGQTLIGFLAPRNADNSIGALKQAGVQAFALEAVPRISRAQVMDALSSQANVAGYKAVLLAASESTRFFPMLTTAAGTVKPATVLVLGVGVAGLQALATAKRLGARTTGYDVRPEVADQVRSVGAQWLEVGVTASGEGGYARELADEERVQQQKALEEAISGFDVVITTALVPGRPAPRLVTAAAVEAMKPGSVVVDLAGETGGNCELTEPGKTVVKHGVTIASPLNLPATMPEHASELYSKNITALLELLVKDGKLAPDFDDEVIAESCVTRAQDREDS; from the coding sequence ATGACAGATGCGCAGACCCACACCATCAGGGTAGGGGTGGTGGCCGAGTCACGGCCCGACGAGCGCCGCGTTGCGCTGGTACCCAAAGCGGTCGCCTCACTGGTGAACAGTGGTGTTGCCGTCGTGGTCGAGTCCGGTGCCGGTCAGCGGGCGCTGCTACCCGACGAGCACTACACCGATGCGGGAGCCACCATCGGAGATGCGTGGGCTGCCGACGTCGTCGTCAAGGTCGCGCCGCCGACCGCCGAGGAGGTGGGCCGACTGCACAGCGGGCAGACCCTGATCGGCTTCCTGGCTCCGCGCAACGCCGACAACTCGATCGGTGCGCTCAAGCAAGCCGGCGTGCAGGCCTTCGCGCTTGAGGCCGTTCCCCGCATCTCCCGGGCCCAGGTCATGGATGCGCTGTCGTCGCAGGCCAACGTCGCCGGCTACAAGGCGGTGCTGCTTGCCGCATCGGAGTCGACCCGGTTCTTCCCGATGCTGACCACCGCGGCGGGAACGGTGAAGCCGGCCACGGTGCTGGTTCTCGGTGTCGGCGTGGCCGGCCTGCAGGCGTTGGCGACGGCCAAACGGCTGGGTGCGCGCACCACCGGCTACGACGTGCGGCCCGAAGTGGCCGACCAGGTCCGATCGGTCGGGGCGCAGTGGCTGGAGGTCGGAGTCACGGCTTCGGGTGAGGGCGGATACGCCCGCGAGCTGGCCGACGAGGAGCGTGTCCAGCAGCAGAAGGCTCTGGAAGAGGCGATCAGCGGCTTCGACGTGGTGATCACCACTGCGCTGGTACCGGGCAGGCCCGCGCCGCGGCTGGTGACCGCCGCCGCGGTGGAAGCCATGAAGCCCGGCAGTGTCGTGGTGGACCTGGCCGGTGAGACCGGTGGCAACTGCGAGTTGACCGAGCCCGGTAAGACGGTGGTCAAGCACGGAGTCACCATCGCCTCGCCGCTGAATCTGCCGGCGACCATGCCCGAGCACGCCAGTGAGCTATACAGCAAGAACATCACGGCCCTGCTGGAGCTCCTGGTCAAGGACGGCAAGCTGGCTCCCGACTTCGACGACGAAGTCATCGCGGAATCGTGTGTGACCCGCGCACAGGACCGAGAGGACTCCTAG
- a CDS encoding PE family protein, which translates to MPYVLVEPQMMATAAADLERIGAAVGSASAAAAGPTSSVAAAAADEVSAAIANLFGAYGREYQAIVTLLEAFQVEFTRTLAAAGLAYGQSEATNAATVSAAITTSSLTPPTVSLIMGGSGNPTPGTDYVNGLLNYISPQFGATNALALFTPEQLYPLTGEKSLPLTTSVSQGVEILHNAILNEVNTLGNSVVVGGYSQSAIIASLEMRNLAAMPPGTAPPADKLGFVLLANPMNPNGGLLSRFAGLSLPSLGVEFFGATPADTIYPTSIYTHEYDGFADFPRYPLNIVSDLNAIAGIAFVHTDTPDINPQTLPPGDLIKLPTDPTYNGNTSYYLIRTHHLPLLTPLRFIPVLGNPLADLIEPNLTTVVNLGYGDPRYGYSTAPANVPTPFGLFPEVDPAVVAGELVTGTQQGFNDALNDILGQGPQGPPSVPSLGSSRLVDLLTSIALPPPETLAPPTSIDGLITDLQAANTYLSNTISGGLSSAYEALLPTTDILNAGLTEVPSYNVNLFLDGIEQTVNGDPVGLINAIGYPIAADVGLLALAGGLEGLVLLGIVVTDF; encoded by the coding sequence ATGCCGTACGTGCTCGTCGAGCCGCAGATGATGGCGACGGCCGCGGCAGATCTCGAACGCATTGGCGCCGCGGTCGGCTCGGCCAGTGCCGCGGCAGCCGGTCCGACCTCAAGCGTGGCGGCAGCGGCTGCCGATGAGGTGTCGGCGGCCATCGCGAATCTGTTCGGTGCCTACGGCCGGGAGTACCAGGCCATCGTCACGCTGCTGGAGGCGTTTCAGGTCGAGTTCACCCGGACGTTGGCCGCCGCCGGTTTGGCCTACGGCCAGAGCGAAGCCACCAACGCGGCAACCGTGTCGGCTGCCATCACGACGTCGTCACTGACGCCACCGACGGTTTCCCTGATCATGGGTGGCAGCGGAAACCCAACGCCCGGAACCGATTACGTCAACGGCCTGCTCAATTACATCAGTCCGCAATTCGGGGCCACCAATGCGCTGGCGCTGTTTACCCCGGAGCAGTTGTATCCGCTCACCGGTGAAAAGAGCTTGCCGCTGACCACGTCGGTGAGCCAGGGCGTCGAGATCCTGCACAACGCGATCCTGAACGAGGTCAACACCCTGGGAAACAGCGTCGTCGTCGGCGGGTACTCGCAGAGCGCGATCATCGCCTCGTTGGAGATGCGCAATCTGGCGGCCATGCCGCCGGGCACCGCTCCCCCCGCCGACAAGCTCGGCTTCGTCCTGCTGGCCAATCCGATGAATCCCAACGGCGGCCTCCTGTCGCGCTTCGCCGGCCTCAGCCTGCCGAGCCTGGGTGTGGAGTTCTTCGGAGCAACGCCCGCCGACACCATCTACCCGACCTCGATCTACACCCACGAATACGACGGGTTCGCCGACTTCCCGCGCTATCCGCTCAATATCGTGTCGGACCTGAATGCCATCGCCGGCATCGCCTTCGTCCACACCGATACTCCGGATATCAATCCGCAGACCCTGCCCCCGGGCGATCTGATCAAGTTGCCCACGGATCCGACGTACAACGGAAATACCTCGTACTACCTCATCCGCACCCACCATTTACCGCTGTTGACGCCGCTGAGATTCATTCCGGTGCTGGGTAATCCGCTTGCCGATCTCATCGAGCCGAATTTGACGACCGTCGTCAATTTGGGCTACGGCGACCCCCGTTACGGCTATTCGACCGCACCGGCGAATGTGCCCACGCCGTTCGGGCTGTTCCCTGAGGTCGACCCGGCCGTCGTCGCCGGAGAATTGGTCACCGGGACGCAGCAGGGCTTCAACGACGCGCTCAACGATATCCTCGGCCAAGGACCGCAAGGACCGCCCAGCGTGCCCAGCCTGGGTTCGTCGCGCCTGGTCGATCTGCTGACGTCGATCGCGTTGCCGCCACCCGAGACACTGGCTCCGCCGACGTCGATCGACGGCCTGATCACCGATCTGCAGGCCGCGAACACCTATCTCAGCAACACCATTTCCGGGGGGCTGTCCAGCGCTTACGAGGCGTTGCTTCCGACTACAGACATCCTCAACGCCGGCCTGACCGAAGTCCCGTCTTACAACGTCAACCTCTTCCTGGACGGCATCGAACAAACGGTCAATGGCGACCCGGTCGGGCTGATCAATGCCATCGGTTATCCGATCGCCGCCGACGTGGGGTTGCTTGCGCTTGCCGGCGGGCTGGAGGGCTTGGTCCTGCTGGGCATCGTCGTCACCGACTTCTAA
- a CDS encoding NAD(P) transhydrogenase subunit alpha — MYDQLLENLAILVLSGFVGFAVISKVPNTLHTPLMSGTNAIHGIVVLGALVVFGEVEHPSLAVQIIMFVAVVFGTLNVIGGFIVTDRMLGMFKGKKPQAKEQPKIQEPAAK, encoded by the coding sequence ATGTACGACCAACTGTTGGAGAACCTGGCGATCCTGGTGCTGTCCGGGTTCGTGGGGTTCGCGGTGATTTCCAAAGTGCCCAACACGCTGCACACCCCACTGATGTCGGGAACCAACGCGATCCACGGCATCGTGGTGCTCGGTGCGCTGGTGGTGTTCGGGGAGGTCGAGCACCCGTCGCTGGCCGTGCAGATCATCATGTTCGTCGCGGTGGTGTTCGGCACGCTGAACGTCATCGGCGGCTTCATCGTCACCGACCGGATGCTCGGCATGTTCAAGGGCAAGAAGCCGCAGGCTAAGGAACAGCCCAAGATCCAGGAGCCGGCAGCCAAATGA
- a CDS encoding PE-PPE domain-containing protein yields the protein MPSVIAVPEMLATAAADVDGIGSAISAAGAAAAGPTARVLAASADEVSAAAAALFRAYARDCQAVLNQAGAFHSEFTQALAAAGAAYAQAEAANAAAMSGALDALDAPVQALLGLGNPGPGGAVTAPTSNVMLSGNPVTALIMGGTGYPVFPAPVLAALDSAYIQPIFGPNNPVAQYTPEQWWPFIGQLSLDQSIAQGVTLLNNGINAELQNGHDVVVFGYSQSAAVATNEIRALMALPLAQQPDPSRLAFMMIGNINNPNGGILERYTGLYIPFMDVSFDGATPPNSPYQTYIYTGQYDGYAHNPQYPLNILSDINAFMGIRLVHNAYPVTAADVANAVPLPTSPGSTGNTHYYMFLTQDLPLLQPLRDIPFVGPPLADLIQPDLRVLVDLGYGYGYADVPTPASLFGFVNPITVISHLATGAVQGPQAALVDIGVLPQSSLPDTYPYVPSANPGLVFNVGQSSVTELSLLSGALGSIARLIPPVM from the coding sequence ATGCCCAGTGTGATCGCGGTCCCCGAGATGCTGGCGACGGCGGCCGCCGACGTGGATGGGATCGGTTCGGCGATTAGCGCGGCCGGTGCCGCCGCTGCGGGCCCAACGGCCCGTGTGCTGGCGGCGTCCGCCGATGAGGTGTCGGCGGCCGCTGCGGCGCTGTTTCGCGCATACGCCCGCGATTGTCAGGCGGTCCTGAACCAGGCCGGGGCCTTCCACAGCGAATTCACCCAGGCGCTGGCCGCCGCTGGGGCCGCCTACGCGCAGGCCGAGGCCGCCAACGCCGCGGCCATGTCGGGTGCACTTGACGCGCTTGACGCGCCAGTCCAGGCGCTGCTGGGACTGGGCAACCCCGGACCCGGCGGCGCCGTCACTGCGCCGACTTCGAATGTGATGTTGTCCGGCAACCCGGTCACGGCGTTAATCATGGGCGGCACCGGGTATCCGGTCTTTCCTGCGCCTGTCTTGGCGGCCCTTGACAGCGCGTACATCCAGCCAATTTTCGGGCCCAACAACCCGGTCGCCCAATACACGCCCGAGCAGTGGTGGCCGTTTATCGGGCAGCTGTCACTCGACCAGTCCATCGCCCAGGGCGTCACTTTGCTGAACAACGGAATCAACGCCGAACTACAAAATGGGCATGATGTCGTCGTTTTCGGCTATTCGCAAAGCGCCGCGGTAGCCACCAATGAGATACGTGCGCTTATGGCGCTACCACTTGCCCAACAGCCAGACCCCAGCCGGCTGGCTTTCATGATGATCGGCAATATCAATAACCCCAACGGCGGTATTCTGGAGCGTTACACCGGCCTTTACATCCCGTTCATGGATGTGTCGTTCGACGGTGCAACGCCACCGAATTCTCCCTACCAGACCTACATCTACACCGGCCAATACGACGGCTACGCCCACAACCCGCAATACCCGCTCAATATTTTGTCCGACATCAACGCCTTCATGGGCATCAGATTGGTCCACAACGCGTATCCCGTCACGGCCGCCGACGTTGCGAATGCCGTGCCATTGCCGACATCCCCGGGCTCCACCGGCAACACCCATTACTACATGTTTTTGACCCAGGACCTCCCGTTGCTGCAACCCCTTCGCGACATTCCCTTTGTCGGGCCCCCGCTCGCCGACCTGATCCAGCCGGACCTCCGGGTGTTGGTCGATTTGGGCTACGGCTACGGCTACGCGGATGTGCCCACCCCCGCCAGCTTGTTCGGATTCGTCAACCCGATCACAGTGATCTCCCACCTGGCGACAGGGGCCGTGCAAGGCCCGCAAGCCGCGCTGGTGGATATCGGCGTGTTACCGCAGTCCTCGCTGCCGGATACCTATCCCTATGTTCCGTCGGCGAATCCCGGCCTGGTGTTCAACGTCGGCCAGTCGAGTGTGACAGAGCTGTCGTTGCTGAGTGGCGCCCTTGGGTCCATAGCGCGATTGATTCCGCCTGTCATGTGA
- a CDS encoding tyrosine-protein phosphatase, whose amino-acid sequence MADLELPGAWNFRDVAESTALRPGRLFRSSELSRLDDAGRETLRRLAITDVADLRSSREVVRRGPGRLPAGVDIHLLPFPDLADDDAGADADAPHEHAFRQLMTNSPDGESIDQAAVRYMTDEYRQFPTRTGAQRALQRVVTLLSGGRAVLTHCFAGKDRTGFVVATVLEAIGVDRDAILTDFLRSNDAVPQLREQISEMIRQRSDTELTPEVVTFTEARLSDGVLGVRPEYLAASWQTIDQTWGSVGAYLRDAGITAADVGRLRDALLG is encoded by the coding sequence ATGGCTGACCTGGAACTACCGGGCGCATGGAACTTTCGTGACGTTGCCGAGAGCACCGCGCTGAGGCCGGGGCGGCTGTTTCGCTCCAGCGAGCTCAGTCGCCTCGACGACGCCGGCCGCGAAACGCTGCGCCGGCTGGCCATCACCGATGTCGCCGACCTGCGCTCGTCACGGGAGGTCGTCCGGCGCGGTCCGGGACGACTGCCTGCCGGCGTCGACATCCACCTCCTGCCGTTCCCCGACCTGGCCGACGACGACGCCGGGGCCGACGCCGACGCGCCACACGAACACGCGTTTCGGCAGCTCATGACCAACAGCCCGGACGGCGAATCAATCGACCAGGCCGCCGTCCGTTACATGACCGACGAATATCGCCAATTCCCCACGCGTACCGGTGCCCAACGGGCGCTGCAGCGCGTCGTCACCTTGCTGTCCGGCGGGCGGGCGGTGCTCACGCATTGCTTTGCGGGCAAGGACCGCACGGGCTTCGTGGTTGCCACCGTGCTGGAAGCCATTGGCGTCGACCGCGACGCCATCCTGACCGACTTCCTGCGCAGCAATGACGCGGTGCCGCAGTTGCGGGAACAAATCTCGGAAATGATCCGGCAGCGCTCCGACACCGAACTGACGCCCGAGGTGGTGACCTTCACGGAAGCCCGACTGTCCGACGGCGTGCTCGGCGTCCGGCCGGAGTACCTGGCCGCGTCGTGGCAGACGATCGATCAGACCTGGGGGTCGGTCGGCGCATACCTGCGCGACGCGGGGATTACGGCGGCCGATGTCGGCCGGCTCCGCGACGCGCTACTGGGCTGA
- a CDS encoding NAD(P)(+) transhydrogenase (Re/Si-specific) subunit beta: MNYLVIGLYIVSFSLFIYGLMGLTGPKTAVRGNLIAAVGMTIAVAATLVMIRHTSQWPLIIAGLVVGVVLGVPPARLTKMTAMPQLVAFFNGVGGGTVALIALAEFIETTGFSAFQHGESPTVHIVVASLFAAIIGSISFWGSIIAFGKLQEIISGRPIGLGKAQQPVNLLLLAAAVVAAVVIGLGAHPGSGGVSLWWMIGLLAAAGVLGLMVVLPIGGADMPVVISMLNAMTGLSAAAAGLALNNTAMIVAGMIVGASGSILTNLMAKAMNRSIPAIVAGGFGGGGVAPSGDGGGDKHVKATSAADAAIQMAYANQVIVVPGYGLAVAQAQHAVKDMASLLEDKGVTVKYAIHPVAGRMPGHMNVLLAEAEVDYDAMKDMDDINDEFARTDVAIVIGANDVTNPAARNDASSPIYGMPILNVDKAKSVIVLKRSMNSGFAGIDNPLFYADGTTMLFGDAKKSVSEVTEELKAL; this comes from the coding sequence ATGAACTACTTGGTGATCGGCCTCTACATCGTCTCGTTCTCCCTGTTCATCTACGGTCTGATGGGTCTGACCGGGCCCAAGACCGCGGTGCGCGGCAACCTCATTGCTGCGGTCGGCATGACCATCGCCGTGGCGGCCACACTGGTCATGATCCGGCACACCAGCCAATGGCCGCTGATCATCGCGGGCCTCGTCGTGGGTGTGGTGCTCGGCGTGCCGCCGGCGCGGCTGACCAAGATGACCGCCATGCCGCAGCTGGTGGCGTTCTTCAACGGCGTCGGTGGTGGAACGGTGGCGCTCATCGCGCTCGCGGAGTTCATCGAAACCACCGGCTTCTCGGCGTTCCAGCATGGCGAGTCGCCGACCGTGCACATCGTGGTGGCCTCGCTGTTCGCCGCCATCATCGGATCGATTTCGTTCTGGGGATCGATCATCGCGTTCGGCAAGCTGCAGGAAATCATCTCCGGCCGCCCGATCGGCCTCGGCAAGGCGCAGCAGCCTGTCAACCTGCTGCTTCTGGCGGCCGCCGTCGTGGCTGCGGTGGTGATCGGGCTGGGTGCGCATCCCGGCAGCGGCGGCGTGTCGCTGTGGTGGATGATCGGACTGCTGGCCGCCGCCGGTGTGCTGGGTCTGATGGTGGTGCTACCCATCGGCGGTGCCGATATGCCGGTGGTGATCTCGATGCTCAACGCCATGACCGGGCTGTCCGCCGCAGCGGCCGGATTGGCGCTGAACAACACCGCGATGATCGTGGCCGGCATGATTGTCGGCGCATCCGGCTCCATCCTGACCAACCTGATGGCCAAGGCGATGAACCGCTCGATTCCGGCCATCGTCGCGGGCGGTTTCGGGGGCGGCGGCGTGGCCCCCAGCGGCGACGGCGGCGGCGACAAGCACGTCAAGGCCACGTCGGCGGCCGACGCCGCGATTCAGATGGCCTACGCCAACCAGGTCATCGTGGTGCCGGGCTATGGGCTGGCCGTGGCGCAGGCACAGCATGCCGTCAAGGACATGGCGTCATTGCTGGAGGACAAGGGAGTGACGGTCAAATACGCCATCCACCCGGTGGCCGGTCGGATGCCCGGGCACATGAATGTGCTGCTGGCCGAGGCCGAAGTCGACTACGACGCGATGAAGGACATGGACGACATCAACGACGAGTTCGCCCGCACTGACGTCGCGATCGTCATCGGGGCCAACGACGTCACCAATCCGGCAGCCCGCAACGACGCGTCCAGCCCGATCTACGGCATGCCGATCCTCAACGTCGACAAGGCCAAGTCGGTGATCGTGCTCAAGCGCTCGATGAACTCCGGGTTCGCGGGTATCGACAACCCGCTGTTCTACGCCGACGGCACCACGATGCTGTTCGGGGATGCAAAGAAGTCGGTGTCCGAGGTCACCGAGGAACTCAAGGCGCTGTAG
- a CDS encoding PE family protein — protein MSYVLTQPPLMAAAATELAGVGTAISEAAASVAGPTTTIATAAADEVSAAIAQLFGAFGQEYQAINAQLGALYNQFTQNLAAAANAYFGDEAISAATLVKGATTGLFTPTSPPVVPPVFGQNTAIVMSGTGSPIPSIQYLTNITNLFLPPGVVVNPLNTIEELYPITGVKSLPFQNSVQTGLQILDAAIWEQIHAGNQVTVFGYSQSAVISSLEIQQLLSLGPNKPDPSQLSFIFIGNEMNPNGGILSRIPGLNISTLGLPFYGATADNPYPTTTYTLEYDGFADFPRYPLNVLSDINAVFGIITVHTQYQYLTPQQVADAILLPVEGVTSNQYFIIPTAHLPLLDPVRAIPVIGPPLAALIEPDLRVFVNLGYGDPRFGYSTSFANVPTPFGLFPDLPPGVVVDALVAGTQQGINDFAAALPAALNPPELPMIGFPPYIQQILPPGPGPVPATPANIASTFAAVVSDSYSLLLPTADLGLAFATILPAYDLSLFLNQLLHGNFIAAIELPLAATAGLAALGSMIEFIAIFRTVAAIIQQLQSLNF, from the coding sequence TTGTCGTATGTTCTCACCCAGCCGCCGCTTATGGCTGCGGCCGCAACCGAGTTAGCAGGGGTCGGCACGGCGATCAGCGAGGCCGCTGCGTCCGTGGCAGGGCCGACGACCACGATCGCCACGGCCGCTGCAGACGAGGTGTCCGCCGCCATCGCACAACTCTTTGGCGCGTTCGGGCAGGAATACCAAGCGATCAACGCGCAACTCGGGGCGCTATATAACCAATTCACCCAAAACTTGGCAGCGGCCGCGAACGCCTACTTCGGCGATGAGGCCATCAGCGCCGCCACCCTGGTGAAAGGGGCCACCACCGGGCTCTTTACGCCGACCTCCCCCCCGGTGGTACCGCCGGTTTTCGGCCAGAACACGGCGATTGTCATGAGCGGCACCGGATCGCCGATACCCTCGATCCAGTACCTCACCAACATCACGAATCTATTCCTGCCGCCCGGCGTGGTCGTGAACCCGTTGAACACCATTGAGGAGCTCTATCCCATCACCGGCGTCAAATCCCTGCCCTTCCAAAATTCGGTGCAAACAGGGCTGCAGATACTCGACGCCGCGATTTGGGAGCAGATCCACGCCGGAAACCAAGTCACCGTTTTCGGCTATTCCCAAAGCGCCGTCATCTCGTCCCTGGAAATACAGCAGCTTCTCTCCCTGGGCCCCAATAAGCCGGACCCGAGTCAGCTCAGCTTCATATTCATCGGCAACGAAATGAATCCCAACGGCGGCATCCTTTCACGGATACCCGGGCTGAACATTTCGACCCTCGGCCTGCCGTTCTACGGGGCGACTGCGGACAACCCCTATCCGACGACTACCTACACGCTCGAATACGACGGCTTCGCCGACTTCCCGCGGTATCCGCTCAATGTCTTGTCCGACATCAACGCGGTTTTCGGGATCATCACCGTGCACACCCAGTATCAGTACCTCACGCCACAACAGGTAGCGGACGCCATACTCCTGCCGGTCGAGGGCGTGACGTCGAATCAGTACTTCATCATTCCAACCGCGCACCTGCCCCTGCTGGACCCGGTGCGGGCAATCCCGGTCATCGGACCGCCCCTGGCCGCGCTCATCGAGCCGGACTTGAGAGTGTTCGTCAACCTGGGCTATGGCGACCCGCGATTCGGCTATTCGACGAGCTTCGCGAATGTGCCCACCCCGTTCGGGCTCTTCCCCGACCTCCCGCCCGGCGTCGTCGTCGATGCCCTGGTTGCCGGAACCCAGCAAGGCATCAACGACTTCGCGGCAGCGCTGCCCGCTGCGCTCAACCCTCCCGAATTGCCGATGATCGGGTTCCCACCGTACATCCAGCAAATCCTGCCGCCGGGTCCGGGACCGGTGCCCGCGACACCCGCCAATATCGCCAGCACTTTTGCCGCCGTTGTGTCGGACAGCTACTCACTTCTGCTGCCCACGGCGGATCTGGGTCTGGCTTTTGCCACGATTCTTCCGGCTTACGACCTCAGCCTGTTCCTGAATCAGCTGCTACACGGAAACTTCATTGCCGCGATCGAATTGCCGCTGGCCGCCACCGCGGGCTTGGCCGCGCTGGGCAGCATGATCGAATTCATCGCGATCTTCAGAACGGTGGCGGCAATTATTCAGCAATTGCAGAGCCTGAACTTCTAG
- a CDS encoding DUF1348 family protein has product MTESRPPFPPFTVDTATQKVQAAEDAWNTRDPHRVSLAYTVDSQWRNRDEHIVGRDQIVAFLTRKWQRELDYALRKSLWDFHDSRIAVRFQYECRDHTGQWYRSYGNELWEFTSSGLMARREASINDVRIAESERRWFGPRPASEHGLDIPLW; this is encoded by the coding sequence ATGACCGAGAGCCGCCCCCCGTTCCCGCCGTTCACCGTCGACACGGCCACCCAGAAGGTCCAGGCCGCGGAGGATGCCTGGAACACTCGCGACCCTCACCGTGTCAGCCTGGCCTACACCGTCGACTCGCAATGGCGGAACCGCGACGAACACATCGTCGGCAGGGACCAGATCGTGGCCTTTCTGACCCGCAAGTGGCAGCGCGAGCTCGACTACGCGCTGCGCAAGAGCTTGTGGGACTTCCACGACAGCCGCATCGCGGTGCGGTTCCAGTACGAGTGTCGCGACCACACCGGTCAGTGGTATCGCAGCTACGGCAACGAGCTGTGGGAATTCACCTCGTCTGGGCTGATGGCGCGCCGCGAGGCCAGCATCAATGACGTGCGAATCGCCGAATCCGAGCGGCGCTGGTTCGGTCCGCGACCGGCTTCCGAACACGGGCTGGACATCCCGCTCTGGTGA
- a CDS encoding acyl-CoA dehydrogenase family protein → MSPKAVEYHQRLSDFMTEHVFPAEYDYERYRQEAGPDDHTVPPITEELKIKAKERGLWNLFLPAESGLTNLEYAPLAELTGWSLEIAPEALNCAAPDTGNMEILHMFGTDEQRRQWLQPLLDGEIRSAFSMTEPAVASSDARNIETTISRDGGDYVINGRKWWTSGASDPRCKILIVMGRTNPDAAAHQQQSMILVPMDTPGVTIVRSTPVFGWQDQHGHCEVSYDNVRVPATNLLGEEGSGFAIAQARLGPGRIHHCMRALGGAERALALMVDRARNRVAFGRPLAEQGVVQQAIAKSRNEIDQARLLCEKAAWTIDQHGNKEARHLVAMIKAVAPQVACDVIDRAIQVHGAAGVSDDTPLARLYSWHRAMRIFDGPDEVHLRSIARAELGREKSAFAAAVTRHG, encoded by the coding sequence ATGTCGCCCAAGGCCGTCGAATACCACCAGCGGTTGTCCGACTTCATGACGGAGCACGTCTTCCCGGCCGAGTACGACTACGAGAGATATCGCCAGGAAGCTGGCCCCGATGACCACACCGTGCCGCCGATCACCGAGGAACTCAAAATCAAGGCCAAAGAACGCGGCCTGTGGAACCTGTTCCTGCCGGCGGAGTCGGGCTTGACCAACCTGGAGTACGCGCCACTGGCCGAGCTGACCGGGTGGAGCCTGGAGATCGCGCCCGAGGCATTGAACTGCGCGGCGCCCGACACCGGCAACATGGAGATCTTGCACATGTTCGGCACCGACGAGCAGCGCCGGCAGTGGCTGCAACCGTTGCTGGACGGCGAGATTCGCAGCGCGTTCTCCATGACCGAGCCCGCGGTCGCCAGCAGCGACGCCCGCAATATCGAAACCACGATCTCCCGAGACGGCGGCGACTACGTCATCAATGGCCGCAAATGGTGGACGTCGGGCGCGTCGGACCCACGCTGCAAGATCTTGATCGTGATGGGGCGCACCAACCCCGACGCGGCCGCCCACCAACAGCAGTCGATGATCTTGGTGCCGATGGACACCCCCGGGGTGACGATCGTCCGTTCCACCCCAGTCTTCGGCTGGCAGGATCAGCACGGCCACTGCGAGGTGAGCTACGACAACGTCCGGGTGCCGGCAACCAACCTGCTCGGCGAAGAAGGCTCGGGCTTCGCGATCGCCCAGGCCCGGCTGGGACCGGGCCGCATCCACCACTGCATGCGCGCACTGGGCGGAGCCGAACGGGCACTGGCGCTCATGGTGGACCGGGCGCGCAACCGGGTGGCGTTCGGCCGCCCGCTGGCCGAACAGGGCGTGGTCCAGCAGGCAATTGCCAAGTCCCGCAACGAAATCGACCAAGCAAGGCTGCTATGCGAGAAGGCGGCTTGGACCATCGACCAGCACGGCAACAAGGAGGCACGTCACCTGGTCGCGATGATCAAGGCGGTGGCACCGCAAGTCGCGTGTGACGTCATCGACCGGGCGATCCAAGTACACGGCGCCGCCGGGGTCAGCGACGACACCCCGCTGGCCAGGCTCTACAGCTGGCATCGTGCGATGCGGATCTTCGACGGACCCGACGAGGTGCACCTGCGATCGATCGCGCGCGCCGAGCTGGGGCGGGAGAAATCCGCGTTCGCCGCAGCGGTCACCCGACATGGCTGA